Proteins encoded together in one Cytophagia bacterium CHB2 window:
- a CDS encoding metallophosphoesterase — ALETVLAELNNLQVDAILCLGDVVGYGPDPDECVKLVQAHTTVCLMGNHDEASLGDTDLSFFNYVAREAIEWTSEHLNPDSKRFLRQLPYTYELDNHLFVHASPHEPHEWNYITSWEGAEQSFQAFHQQACFVGHSHSPLVVGRNEHGAMQLHQSYPISFENNHRYLINIGSVGQPRDSNPAAAFGILDTAKQEYTLMRAMYNVVKTQKKIREAGLPGFLADRLAEGR, encoded by the coding sequence AGCGCTGGAGACTGTGCTGGCCGAGCTTAATAACCTACAGGTCGATGCGATTCTCTGCCTCGGTGATGTAGTGGGTTACGGCCCCGACCCGGACGAATGTGTCAAGCTTGTGCAGGCGCACACTACTGTTTGTTTGATGGGCAACCACGATGAAGCCAGCTTGGGCGACACGGATTTGAGTTTCTTCAACTATGTCGCGCGCGAAGCCATCGAATGGACCAGCGAACATTTGAACCCGGACTCGAAGCGCTTCTTGCGCCAACTGCCTTATACCTACGAGTTGGATAATCATTTGTTCGTGCATGCTTCGCCGCATGAACCGCACGAGTGGAACTATATTACATCCTGGGAAGGCGCGGAGCAAAGTTTTCAAGCCTTTCATCAACAAGCGTGTTTTGTGGGCCACTCGCATTCGCCGCTGGTGGTGGGGCGCAACGAGCATGGCGCGATGCAGTTGCACCAAAGTTATCCCATTTCGTTCGAGAACAATCATCGTTATCTCATCAATATCGGCAGCGTGGGGCAGCCGCGCGATTCCAATCCCGCAGCGGCGTTTGGCATTCTCGACACGGCAAAACAGGAATACACGCTGATGCGGGCAATGTACAATGTCGTCAAAACGCAGAAAAAAATCCGTGAAGCGGGTTTGCCGGGCTTCCTGGCTGACCGCCTGGCGGAAGGCAGATGA